In Microcaecilia unicolor chromosome 1, aMicUni1.1, whole genome shotgun sequence, the following are encoded in one genomic region:
- the KBTBD13 gene encoding kelch repeat and BTB domain-containing protein 13, giving the protein MAKVQIKVEGKLFAVEKTLLVKHSEYFRALFDSGMRESSQDELQIRGFTALGFLTMLRVLGGERPILNCEEILQAIECAAFLQVSTLTNYLMNSINSDNCFVMFQAAATYGLFDLSHAAALYVQDISSDLGDYLDCLTPELVDYVESLLPSSFVAVGQHTPALDFLEDYSRTICYLDEDANTWKTLGCLPDSASTFLAGVTTLDNKIYIVGGARGANKQIVDLSFCYDADTDSWSQFSSPHQLRYDTSLIGHEGHLYAVGGEYEKIPLKSVEKYNVSSSTWTFASDLPQPMAGAPCAKTMGRIFVCLWKPLDTTVIYEYEIRNDEWLPIADFKRPQSYGHCMVAHRDDLYVMRNGPSDDFLRCIIECFNLSTQQWTALSGQYVNSKGALFTSVVKGDTVFTLNRMITLIYSIEDNKWKPKKEKAGFPKGGSLHTFFLRLPKNK; this is encoded by the coding sequence ATGGCCAAGGTTCAGATCAAGGTGGAAGGGAAGCTTTTTGCTGTGGAGAAGACTCTGCTTGTGAAGCACAGTGAGTACTTCCGAGCCCTGTTCGACTCTGGCATGAGAGAGAGCTCACAGGACGAGCTCCAGATCCGGGGTTTCACGGCCTTGGGATTCCTCACCATGCTCAGGGTCCTGGGAGGAGAGAGACCTATCTTGAACTGTGAGGAAATCCTGCAGGCTATTGAGTGCGCAGCATTCCTGCAAGTGAGCACATTGACAAACTATCTCATGAATTCTATCAACTCGGACAACTGCTTTGTCATGTTCCAAGCCGCTGCAACCTACGGGCTCTTCGATCTTTCTCATGCTGCAGCGTTGTACGTACAGGACATTTCTTCTGACCTGGGAGACTATTTAGACTGTCTCACCCCGGAGCTCGTGGATTATGTGGAGTCTCTTCTGCCCAGCTCGTTTGTAGCAGTTGGACAGCACACTCCGGCCTTAGACTTCTTAGAGGATTACTCCAGGACCATTTGCTATCTCGATGAAGATGCAAACACCTGGAAGACCCTGGGCTGCCTACCAGACAGTGCAAGCACTTTCCTGGCAGGAGTCACGACCTTGGACAATAAAATCTACATTGTTGGTGGAGCCCGTGGAGCCAACAAACAGATTGTGGACCTGAGCTTTTGCTACGATGCGGACACCGACAGCTGGAGTCAGTTCTCCAGCCCTCACCAGTTGCGCTATGATACCTCCTTGATAGGGCATGAGGGACATCTATACGCAGTTGGTGGAGAATATGAGAAAATCCCTCTGAAGTCAGTGGAGAAATATAATGTGTCGAGTAGCACCTGGACTTTTGCCTCTGATCTGCCCCAGCCCATGGCAGGAGCACCCTGTGCTAAAACCATGGGGAGAATATTTGTCTGCCTATGGAAGCCCCTGGACACCACGGTCATCTATGAGTATGAGATTAGGAACGATGAGTGGCTCCCCATAGCTGACTTCAAAAGACCTCAGAGCTATGGGCATTGCATGGTGGCCCACAGGGATGACCTGTACGTCATGAGGAATGGCCCCTCAGATGACTTCTTGCGGTGCATCATAGAATGCTTCAACCTTTCCACCCAGCAGTGGACTGCCCTCTCTGGCCAATATGTGAACAGCAAAGGAGCCCTCTTCACTTCTGTTGTGAAAGGAGACACTGTTTTTACCTTAAACAGGATGATAACTCTCATTTATTCCATAGAAGACAACAAATGGAAGCCCAAAAAGGAAAAAGCTGGCTTTCCAAAGGGAGGTTCATTGCATACCTTCTTTCTCAGACTTCCCAAAAACAAGTAA